One genomic segment of Erythrobacter sp. THAF29 includes these proteins:
- a CDS encoding glycine--tRNA ligase subunit alpha yields MKRDPTRSFQDMILTLHDFWAANGCVILQPYDMRMGAGTFHTATTLRALGPQPWNAAFVQPCRRPTDGRYGENPNRLQHYYQYQVILKPSPADIQDLYLDSLKAIGIDPLRHDIRFVEDDWESPTLGAWGLGWEVWCDGMEVTQFTYFQQMGGFDCKPVAGELTYGLERLAMYIQGVDNVFDLDFNGRGVSYGEVFLENEKQMSKWNFEVAETDALFDLFAKAEAECRNALDHDVPIAAYEQAVEASHIFNLLQARGVISVQERASYMGRVRDLARSSCKKYAEQMAPEWEAKFPGWSLV; encoded by the coding sequence ATGAAACGCGATCCGACGCGCTCTTTTCAGGACATGATCCTGACGCTGCACGATTTCTGGGCGGCGAATGGCTGCGTGATCCTGCAGCCCTATGACATGCGGATGGGGGCGGGAACGTTCCACACGGCGACGACCCTGCGCGCGCTCGGCCCCCAGCCTTGGAACGCCGCTTTCGTCCAACCATGCCGCCGTCCGACCGACGGGCGCTATGGCGAGAACCCGAACCGCCTCCAGCACTACTACCAGTACCAGGTTATCCTGAAGCCATCGCCCGCCGACATTCAGGATCTCTATCTCGACAGCCTGAAGGCTATCGGGATCGATCCGCTCAGGCACGATATCCGCTTTGTCGAGGACGACTGGGAATCGCCCACGCTCGGCGCATGGGGCCTGGGCTGGGAGGTCTGGTGCGACGGGATGGAAGTCACCCAATTCACCTATTTCCAGCAAATGGGCGGCTTCGATTGCAAGCCGGTCGCGGGCGAACTCACTTACGGTCTCGAGCGGCTCGCCATGTATATCCAGGGCGTCGACAATGTCTTCGACCTCGATTTCAACGGTCGCGGCGTTTCGTATGGCGAGGTGTTCCTCGAAAACGAGAAGCAGATGTCGAAATGGAATTTCGAGGTCGCGGAAACCGATGCGCTGTTCGATCTGTTCGCCAAGGCGGAGGCGGAATGCCGCAACGCGCTTGACCACGATGTGCCGATTGCCGCCTACGAACAGGCGGTCGAGGCGAGCCATATCTTCAACCTGCTGCAAGCGCGCGGCGTGATCAGCGTGCAGGAACGTGCGAGCTACATGGGCCGCGTGCGCGACCTCGCGCGCTCATCCTGCAAGAAATATGCGGAACAGATGGCGCCCGAATGGGAAGCGAAGTTTCCGGGCTGGAGTCTCGTGTGA
- the glyS gene encoding glycine--tRNA ligase subunit beta — MADFLLELRSEEIPARMQAGARTELEKLFRREMDEAGVAVGDLTVWSTPRRLALIAKGLPKETEAVRDEAKGPPVGAPDQAVDGFCRKNGVSREQLEVREVKGRETWFAIIEKPGQAVADLLANAITNIIRDFSWPKSMRWGEASLSSESLRWVRPLSGIVALLDGEVVPCVMDGLSSGRETMGHRFHSEGAITIEGADDYAEKLRAACVIVDHEERQNLIRERASAAAKAEGLNLVEDEGLVIENAGLTEWPVPLLGRFDEQFLDVPPEVIQLTARVNQKYFVCTDKQGNLANAFVCTANIEAVDPAVVVDGNRKVLAARLSDARFFWELDQKTPLAEHAKKLERITFHDKLGTVVDKVDRVAKLARWLAEEGIIKADPDLVEQAARLAKADLVTEMVGEFPELQGLMGGYYAEKEGLPQEVAHAIRDHYKPVGQGDEVPTAPVTVAVSLADKLDTLVSFFAIDEKPTGSKDPFALRRAALGVLQLIEENRLRLNLAYPLASQAGELLLKTEPSLAKTGLRHFADLVPDYGTEAAAKAMMALLKSREQADANEGYETGKRAVDAAIDLLDFFADRLKVQQREAGVRHDLIDAVFALGGEDDLVRLLARVKALQAFVETENGTNLLAGYKRAANILKKEDYDAEPEHTGEEDPLALAGDPEFDEVVAAIASEREKPHALSYTPEPAEKALMDALDEVEPKVSEAIEAEDFEAAMAALASLRQPIDAFFDEVTVNDEDPERREARLALLARFRDAVHRVADFSRIEG; from the coding sequence ATGGCCGATTTCCTGCTCGAACTGCGCTCCGAGGAAATTCCCGCCCGTATGCAGGCGGGGGCGCGCACCGAACTCGAAAAGCTGTTCCGCCGCGAGATGGACGAGGCGGGCGTTGCGGTGGGCGATCTGACCGTCTGGTCGACCCCGCGCAGGCTCGCGCTGATCGCGAAGGGTCTTCCGAAGGAAACTGAAGCGGTGCGCGACGAGGCCAAGGGGCCGCCGGTCGGCGCGCCCGATCAGGCTGTCGACGGGTTTTGCCGCAAGAACGGCGTCTCGCGCGAACAGCTGGAAGTGCGCGAGGTCAAGGGTCGCGAAACCTGGTTCGCGATTATCGAGAAGCCCGGACAGGCGGTAGCCGACCTGCTCGCCAACGCGATTACCAACATCATCCGCGACTTCTCCTGGCCCAAGTCGATGCGCTGGGGCGAGGCCTCGCTTTCGAGCGAGTCCTTGCGCTGGGTGCGTCCGCTTTCCGGCATCGTCGCGCTGCTCGATGGCGAGGTGGTTCCGTGCGTGATGGACGGGCTGTCTTCAGGCCGCGAGACGATGGGCCACCGGTTCCACTCCGAGGGTGCGATAACCATCGAAGGCGCGGACGACTATGCCGAGAAGCTGCGTGCGGCCTGCGTAATCGTCGACCACGAGGAGCGCCAGAACCTGATCCGCGAACGCGCGAGTGCGGCAGCGAAGGCCGAAGGTCTGAACCTCGTCGAGGACGAGGGGCTGGTGATCGAGAATGCCGGCCTCACCGAATGGCCCGTGCCGCTGCTTGGCCGGTTCGACGAGCAATTTCTCGACGTGCCGCCCGAGGTCATCCAATTGACCGCGCGGGTGAACCAGAAGTATTTCGTCTGCACCGACAAACAGGGCAATCTCGCAAATGCCTTTGTCTGCACCGCCAATATCGAGGCGGTCGATCCTGCGGTGGTTGTCGATGGCAACCGCAAGGTGCTCGCCGCGAGGCTTTCGGATGCGCGCTTCTTTTGGGAACTCGATCAGAAAACCCCGCTCGCCGAGCACGCGAAGAAGCTGGAGCGGATCACCTTCCACGATAAACTCGGCACCGTCGTCGACAAGGTGGACCGCGTCGCGAAGCTCGCGCGATGGCTTGCCGAAGAAGGCATTATCAAGGCCGATCCAGACCTCGTCGAACAGGCCGCGCGGCTCGCCAAGGCCGACCTCGTCACCGAAATGGTGGGCGAGTTCCCTGAGCTTCAAGGTCTGATGGGCGGTTACTACGCCGAGAAGGAAGGCCTGCCGCAAGAGGTCGCGCACGCGATCCGCGATCACTACAAGCCGGTCGGGCAGGGCGACGAGGTTCCAACCGCGCCGGTGACGGTGGCTGTGTCGCTGGCGGATAAGTTGGATACATTGGTTTCGTTCTTTGCGATTGATGAGAAGCCAACAGGGTCAAAGGACCCGTTTGCTTTGCGACGTGCAGCGCTTGGCGTACTGCAGCTTATCGAAGAGAACCGACTCCGGCTCAACCTTGCGTATCCACTAGCTTCACAGGCTGGTGAGCTGCTTCTAAAGACAGAACCATCATTGGCAAAAACCGGGTTGAGGCACTTTGCTGACTTGGTTCCAGACTACGGTACTGAGGCGGCTGCTAAAGCGATGATGGCTCTCTTAAAGTCTAGGGAGCAGGCAGATGCCAACGAGGGATATGAGACCGGAAAACGTGCAGTCGATGCTGCGATAGACCTCCTCGACTTCTTCGCCGACCGTCTCAAGGTCCAGCAACGCGAAGCTGGCGTCCGGCATGACCTCATCGACGCGGTGTTCGCGCTCGGGGGCGAAGACGATCTCGTCCGTTTGCTCGCGCGGGTGAAGGCGCTTCAGGCCTTCGTCGAAACCGAAAACGGCACCAACCTTCTCGCAGGCTACAAGCGCGCGGCGAACATCCTCAAGAAGGAGGATTACGACGCCGAACCCGAGCATACCGGCGAGGAAGACCCGCTGGCGCTCGCGGGCGATCCCGAGTTCGACGAGGTGGTCGCAGCCATCGCCAGCGAGCGGGAGAAGCCCCACGCGCTTTCCTACACCCCCGAACCGGCGGAAAAGGCGCTGATGGATGCGCTCGACGAGGTCGAGCCCAAAGTCTCCGAGGCGATCGAAGCGGAGGATTTCGAGGCGGCCATGGCAGCGCTCGCGAGCCTGCGGCAACCGATCGATGCGTTCTTCGACGAGGTGACGGTAAACGACGAGGACCCCGAAAGGCGCGAGGCACGCCTCGCTCTGCTCGCGCGGTTCCGCGATGCCGTCCACCGCGTCGCCGATTTCTCAAGGATTGAAGGTTGA
- the ppdK gene encoding pyruvate, phosphate dikinase — protein sequence MVQTVYTFGGDAPHDDPRQKDKTVTGGKGANLAEMASIGLPVPPGFTITTEVSVKHLEGIDTRPLIESQVEEALTHIECTVGKKFGDAADPLLVSVRSGARVSMPGMMDTVLNLGLNDETVEGLARTSGDERFAWDSYRRFIQMYSDVVLGVDHGLFEEALEIAKEDNGYYADTELSADDWRALVAEYKGIVESELGKPFPSDPKEQLWGAIYAVFDSWDSERAKVYRRLNDIPADWGTAVNVQAMVFGNMGDTSATGVAFTRDPATGQRAYYGEYLINAQGEDVVAGIRTPQYLTKAAREAAGAKAPSMEEALPEAYAELARVFDLLERHYKDMQDIEFTVERGKLWMLQTRSGKRTAKAALKMAVDMVGEGLIDEKTAILRVDPMALDQLLHPTLDPQAERHVLATGLPASPGAAAGKIVLDADTAEQWASRGEKVILVRVETSPEDIHGMHAAQGILTARGGMTSHAAVVARGMGRPCVSGATGISIDRASGTVRIGSHELKEGDEITLDGANGQVMLGIVPTVEPELAGDFGTLMEWADAHRRMRVRTNAETPEDCRMARQFGAEGIGLCRTEHMFFDANRISAVRQMILAESEEGRRKALDLLLPEQRADFTEIFEVMTGLPCTIRLLDPPLHEFLPHGDNEFAELSDATGLGIDHLKRRASELHEFNPMLGHRGCRLGITFPEIYEMQARAIFEAACAVQKSSGEAPLPEIMIPLVATKRELELLRALVDRVAKEVFEEQGVEVDYLVGTMIELPRAALMAGEIAKEGAFFSFGTNDLTQTTLGVSRDDSAKFLAQYVEKGIFPRDPFVSLDIDGVGQLVELAAERGRATRPDIKLGICGEHGGDPASIAFCEKVGLDYVSASPYRVPIARLAAAQAALK from the coding sequence ATGGTTCAGACGGTCTACACTTTCGGCGGCGATGCCCCGCACGACGATCCCCGGCAGAAGGACAAGACCGTTACCGGGGGCAAGGGCGCAAACCTTGCAGAGATGGCGAGCATCGGCCTGCCGGTTCCGCCGGGTTTCACCATCACCACCGAGGTGAGCGTGAAGCACCTCGAGGGGATCGACACGCGCCCCTTGATCGAAAGCCAGGTGGAAGAGGCGCTCACCCATATCGAGTGCACTGTCGGTAAGAAATTTGGCGACGCCGCCGACCCGCTGCTCGTCTCGGTCCGTTCGGGCGCGCGCGTCTCGATGCCGGGCATGATGGACACCGTGCTCAATCTCGGGCTCAACGACGAGACGGTCGAGGGGCTTGCCAGGACCTCGGGCGATGAGCGGTTCGCGTGGGACAGCTATCGCCGGTTCATCCAGATGTATTCCGATGTCGTGCTCGGCGTCGATCACGGACTGTTCGAAGAAGCGCTCGAAATCGCCAAGGAAGACAACGGTTATTACGCCGATACCGAGCTTTCCGCCGATGACTGGCGCGCGCTGGTTGCCGAATACAAGGGCATTGTCGAGAGCGAGTTGGGCAAGCCGTTCCCCTCCGATCCCAAGGAGCAATTGTGGGGCGCGATCTATGCTGTGTTCGACAGCTGGGACAGCGAGCGCGCCAAGGTCTATCGGCGGCTGAACGATATCCCGGCCGACTGGGGCACTGCGGTCAACGTGCAGGCGATGGTGTTCGGCAATATGGGCGACACCAGCGCAACCGGGGTCGCCTTCACCCGCGATCCGGCAACCGGGCAGCGCGCCTATTACGGCGAATACCTGATCAACGCGCAGGGCGAGGACGTGGTCGCAGGGATCCGCACGCCGCAATATCTCACAAAGGCCGCGCGCGAGGCCGCCGGAGCCAAGGCGCCATCGATGGAAGAGGCGCTGCCCGAGGCCTATGCCGAGCTTGCGCGGGTCTTCGACCTGCTCGAGCGGCACTACAAGGACATGCAGGACATCGAGTTCACTGTCGAACGCGGCAAGCTCTGGATGCTGCAGACCCGCTCGGGCAAGCGCACGGCCAAGGCGGCGCTCAAGATGGCGGTCGACATGGTGGGCGAAGGGCTGATCGACGAAAAGACTGCGATCCTGCGCGTCGATCCGATGGCGCTTGACCAGTTGCTCCACCCGACGCTCGACCCGCAAGCGGAGCGGCACGTGCTCGCCACGGGCCTGCCTGCCTCGCCCGGCGCGGCCGCGGGCAAGATCGTGCTCGATGCCGACACAGCCGAACAATGGGCGAGCCGCGGGGAAAAGGTGATCCTCGTGCGCGTCGAAACCAGCCCGGAAGACATCCACGGCATGCACGCGGCGCAAGGCATCCTCACCGCGCGTGGCGGCATGACGTCGCACGCGGCCGTGGTCGCGCGCGGAATGGGGCGCCCATGCGTCTCGGGCGCAACCGGGATTTCGATCGACCGCGCATCGGGCACGGTGCGGATCGGATCGCATGAGCTCAAGGAAGGCGACGAGATCACGCTCGACGGGGCAAACGGTCAGGTCATGCTGGGCATCGTCCCGACGGTCGAACCGGAGCTCGCAGGCGATTTCGGCACGCTCATGGAATGGGCCGACGCGCATCGCCGGATGCGGGTGCGCACCAATGCCGAAACGCCGGAAGATTGCCGGATGGCGCGGCAGTTCGGCGCTGAAGGCATCGGTCTTTGCCGCACCGAGCATATGTTCTTCGATGCAAACCGGATCAGCGCGGTGCGCCAGATGATCCTTGCTGAGAGCGAGGAAGGACGCCGCAAGGCGCTCGATTTGCTGCTTCCCGAACAGCGCGCGGACTTCACCGAGATTTTCGAGGTGATGACGGGTCTACCCTGCACGATCCGCCTGCTCGATCCGCCGCTCCACGAATTCCTGCCGCACGGCGATAACGAATTCGCCGAGCTTTCCGATGCGACGGGACTGGGGATCGACCATCTCAAGCGCCGGGCGAGCGAACTGCACGAATTCAACCCGATGCTCGGCCATCGCGGGTGCCGGCTCGGCATAACCTTCCCCGAGATCTACGAAATGCAGGCCCGCGCGATTTTCGAGGCGGCGTGCGCCGTGCAGAAATCGTCGGGCGAGGCTCCACTGCCCGAAATCATGATCCCACTGGTCGCCACCAAGCGTGAGCTGGAATTGCTCCGCGCATTGGTCGATCGCGTGGCAAAGGAGGTATTCGAGGAGCAGGGCGTAGAGGTCGATTATCTCGTCGGCACAATGATCGAGCTGCCGCGCGCCGCGCTGATGGCGGGCGAAATTGCGAAGGAAGGCGCATTCTTCAGCTTCGGCACGAACGATCTGACGCAGACGACGCTCGGCGTCTCGCGCGACGATTCGGCGAAGTTCCTCGCGCAATATGTCGAGAAGGGGATTTTCCCGCGCGATCCTTTCGTAAGCCTCGACATCGATGGGGTGGGCCAGCTGGTCGAACTGGCGGCAGAGCGGGGCAGGGCAACCCGCCCCGATATCAAGCTCGGCATTTGCGGCGAGCATGGCGGCGACCCGGCCAGCATCGCTTTTTGCGAAAAGGTCGGCCTCGATTACGTCAGCGCCTCACCCTACCGCGTGCCGATCGCACGGCTTGCGGCGGCCCAGGCCGCGCTCAAGTAA
- a CDS encoding methyltransferase, which translates to MEHAPPRIFDPAQTAAKWSRARDRQRLHGGATYLTGAIAEDIAERLEFMRFEPKSARIVGDAEAILSDRLSKDGVIVENASLGEFDEAGTNDLGKFDLIVHMLGLGTVNDLPGALIRARNELAEGGLFLAAFPGAGSVPALRQLALVADGDRPAARIHPQVDNRAGTALLERAGFARQVVDSYPLKVRYSSLGRLIGDLRDHGLTSSLASPAPPITRAGWERAKKAFESMRDRDGKVTETFEILVLTGWR; encoded by the coding sequence ATGGAACACGCTCCGCCCCGCATTTTCGATCCTGCGCAAACCGCAGCCAAATGGTCCCGTGCCCGCGACCGCCAGCGGCTGCATGGCGGCGCGACCTATCTGACCGGTGCGATTGCGGAGGACATTGCCGAACGGCTGGAGTTCATGAGATTTGAGCCGAAGAGCGCGCGCATCGTCGGCGACGCAGAGGCAATTTTATCGGACAGGCTCTCCAAAGACGGCGTCATTGTCGAGAATGCATCGCTTGGCGAATTCGATGAAGCAGGCACGAACGATCTCGGCAAGTTCGATCTCATCGTGCACATGCTTGGCTTGGGCACGGTGAACGACCTGCCCGGAGCTCTCATCCGTGCGCGTAACGAACTTGCCGAAGGGGGACTGTTCCTCGCTGCGTTCCCCGGAGCAGGGAGTGTTCCGGCATTGCGCCAGCTTGCGCTTGTCGCGGACGGAGACAGGCCCGCTGCGCGCATCCACCCGCAAGTCGACAACCGCGCCGGCACGGCCTTGTTGGAGCGGGCAGGTTTCGCGCGGCAAGTTGTCGATTCCTACCCGCTCAAGGTTCGCTATTCCTCGCTTGGGCGGTTGATCGGCGATCTTCGCGATCATGGGCTGACTTCATCGCTGGCAAGCCCTGCTCCGCCCATCACCCGCGCCGGATGGGAACGCGCAAAAAAAGCCTTCGAATCGATGCGCGATCGCGATGGCAAGGTCACGGAGACCTTCGAAATCCTCGTCCTTACCGGCTGGCGTTAG
- a CDS encoding ComF family protein, whose amino-acid sequence MCEADPPRHVGVHAATIYNDASRKLILSYKHGRKIALAGLLARMIAGRLPDLGSEVPLLIPVPLHRWRLWSRGFNQATLLAIELEKLRKGQLVVDGLMRTRRTPSLGGLGRVQREVALKGAIAVRRSRKARIANRDVILVDDVLTSGATSDACVAALLDAGAKSVRIACFARVVDGAGSTPVLQNTTPEAMKTPGAT is encoded by the coding sequence ATGTGTGAAGCCGATCCTCCGCGCCACGTCGGTGTCCATGCGGCCACCATCTATAACGATGCCTCGCGCAAGCTCATTCTGTCTTACAAGCATGGACGCAAGATCGCTCTCGCGGGCTTGCTGGCACGGATGATTGCCGGTCGACTGCCTGATTTGGGCAGTGAAGTGCCTCTGCTCATCCCGGTTCCGCTTCATCGCTGGAGATTGTGGAGCCGGGGGTTCAACCAGGCGACGTTGCTCGCGATCGAGCTCGAGAAACTGCGAAAGGGGCAGCTCGTCGTTGATGGCCTTATGCGGACAAGACGTACCCCGAGCCTTGGAGGACTGGGCAGGGTGCAACGCGAAGTGGCTCTCAAGGGGGCGATTGCGGTGCGCCGGTCACGCAAGGCACGAATTGCGAATCGTGATGTGATTCTGGTCGATGACGTACTCACGAGCGGTGCGACTAGCGATGCCTGCGTTGCCGCGCTCCTTGATGCAGGAGCGAAATCGGTCCGGATTGCCTGCTTTGCCAGAGTGGTGGATGGGGCGGGAAGTACCCCTGTCCTGCAAAACACAACGCCCGAGGCCATGAAGACCCCGGGCGCCACGTGA